In one Methanocorpusculum vombati genomic region, the following are encoded:
- a CDS encoding MFS transporter — protein sequence MSGSDTPFVAGKGTMIVLLLAAMPALLGTAAVAPALPLISAAFPDASETLISLIITLPPLATALSGFLIGAISDRYGRKRVLIVSLALFGLAGSSGFFLDSVTAIIFWRLWLGVGLAGLLPTVTTLLTEYYKGPTRARYMGYMSAAMGVGGLVLQTGCGVLAEISWREPFLIYLFGVLVIPLVLLYVKEPKRVEETGEFDDGLEVPSARIKKLDMKPVLLVYVTLFVSLIMMYLISSKIAYLLTQTADVSTTVCGLILGMAGLFSAVSSYSFWRFARWFTPMQMFALMFFLEGAGLFVVGTAINVPVIALGAALVGFGLGLGTPTGSMWLSSITPQKYLGRIMGGQTVAVYFGVFASSFVGAELLALTGSYQGLFLTIGVVGVLVGVVYWVLAMVSGRAKTGTG from the coding sequence ATGTCCGGTTCCGATACACCATTTGTTGCAGGAAAAGGAACGATGATCGTTCTGCTGCTTGCGGCAATGCCGGCTCTCTTAGGTACCGCCGCGGTAGCGCCGGCTCTTCCTTTGATCAGTGCAGCGTTTCCCGACGCGTCGGAGACGCTGATCTCTCTGATCATTACGCTACCGCCGCTTGCAACAGCTTTGTCGGGATTTCTGATCGGCGCCATCTCGGATAGGTACGGCCGCAAACGCGTACTGATTGTAAGTCTTGCCCTGTTCGGTCTTGCAGGTTCGTCAGGATTTTTCCTTGACTCGGTGACCGCGATTATCTTCTGGCGGCTGTGGCTCGGCGTGGGTCTGGCGGGTCTTCTGCCGACGGTGACCACACTGCTGACGGAGTATTATAAAGGGCCGACCCGTGCCCGGTATATGGGATATATGTCCGCTGCAATGGGGGTCGGCGGTCTGGTGCTTCAGACGGGCTGCGGAGTTCTGGCGGAGATCTCGTGGCGCGAACCGTTCCTGATCTATCTGTTCGGGGTTCTGGTGATTCCGCTGGTTCTCCTGTATGTGAAGGAACCAAAACGGGTTGAGGAGACCGGGGAGTTCGATGATGGTCTGGAGGTGCCGAGTGCCCGTATAAAGAAGCTGGATATGAAACCGGTTCTGCTGGTGTATGTGACCCTGTTCGTTTCACTGATTATGATGTATCTGATCTCGTCGAAGATTGCGTATCTGCTGACGCAGACGGCGGATGTTTCGACGACGGTCTGTGGTCTGATCCTCGGAATGGCGGGTCTGTTCAGTGCGGTGTCGAGCTACTCGTTCTGGCGGTTTGCCCGATGGTTTACGCCTATGCAGATGTTTGCGCTGATGTTTTTCCTGGAGGGTGCGGGTCTTTTTGTGGTGGGAACGGCGATCAATGTGCCGGTCATTGCTCTGGGTGCGGCGCTGGTAGGGTTTGGTCTGGGTCTTGGGACGCCGACCGGTTCAATGTGGCTGTCGTCGATTACGCCGCAGAAGTATCTGGGCCGGATTATGGGCGGGCAGACGGTGGCGGTGTACTTCGGGGTGTTTGCGTCGTCGTTTGTGGGCGCCGAGCTTCTTGCGCTGACCGGTAGTTATCAGGGTCTGTTTCTGACGATTGGGGTTGTGGGTGTTCTGGTCGGGGTGGTGTACTGGGTTCTGGCGATGGTTTCCGGGCGGGCGAAGACGGGTACTGGATGA
- a CDS encoding TrmB family transcriptional regulator: MMEKLSDRLVKFGFTRYEARVYVSLISIRVGSARDVQELTGIPRGRVYDVLEGLVQKGFAGVTKGTPTLYSATDVQETFSRLKIDYARVCDSLAADLIKIEQKVTAKTLTSQSYELHTEWALENQIQSLFRRCRNEMVVLCTNPSTAKKYESDFKTLARRVRLYIIVDDPARFSDFPLKLYTGDQDIGTIFLGTKAPDGVTERVPDLMIFSDEKETLSVVRSGDAIGGIMVTNGIFGKYFQRSILRHLNRS, encoded by the coding sequence ATGATGGAAAAACTCAGCGACCGGCTGGTAAAGTTCGGCTTCACCCGGTACGAAGCCCGGGTATATGTAAGTCTTATCTCCATCCGGGTCGGAAGTGCCCGCGACGTTCAGGAACTGACCGGTATTCCCCGCGGCCGTGTCTATGATGTACTGGAGGGTCTGGTACAGAAAGGCTTTGCCGGCGTCACCAAAGGAACGCCGACGCTCTACTCCGCAACCGACGTACAGGAAACCTTCAGCCGGCTGAAGATAGACTACGCCCGGGTGTGCGATAGTCTCGCCGCCGACCTCATCAAGATTGAACAGAAGGTCACCGCAAAAACCCTCACGTCCCAGTCGTACGAACTGCACACCGAATGGGCACTGGAAAACCAGATTCAGTCCCTTTTCCGCCGCTGCCGCAACGAAATGGTGGTGCTGTGCACAAATCCCTCTACCGCGAAAAAATACGAGTCAGACTTTAAGACGCTGGCCAGACGGGTGCGGCTCTACATCATCGTTGATGATCCTGCACGGTTTTCGGATTTCCCGCTGAAGCTTTATACCGGCGATCAGGATATCGGCACCATATTTCTCGGAACCAAAGCCCCGGACGGCGTAACCGAACGCGTGCCGGATCTGATGATCTTCTCCGACGAAAAAGAGACACTCTCCGTCGTCAGGTCCGGAGATGCTATCGGCGGGATCATGGTGACGAACGGAATTTTTGGAAAATACTTCCAGCGAAGTATTCTCCGGCATCTGAACCGGTCTTAA
- a CDS encoding DUF116 domain-containing protein: MPVTLPFPVTVFNSPFWDNLALLIGQVLLILILVWIVFVLGMVVLIVLSIKRKHIYFPMLLRPVLAFTEGAVATGCQILGVDSGQLMEFLIRIDNDMNTTAFAAVPVESRAVFFPHCLRSAKCPARLTPDGLKCVSCGRCGLGSVIPPLEEAGYLTFLIPGSTFVKRMVKKYRPQAMIGVGCIVEVKEGLELGKRIHMITLGVVTKTDGCVETTMDWDELLEAASIGLAKPIEKKD; encoded by the coding sequence ATGCCGGTTACCCTGCCGTTTCCGGTTACTGTGTTCAACAGTCCGTTCTGGGATAATCTTGCTCTCCTGATCGGACAGGTTCTCCTGATCCTGATTCTTGTCTGGATTGTGTTCGTGCTGGGGATGGTTGTTTTGATTGTGCTTTCGATCAAACGCAAACACATCTACTTCCCGATGCTGCTCCGGCCTGTTCTGGCGTTTACGGAAGGAGCGGTTGCGACCGGCTGTCAGATTCTCGGAGTGGACAGCGGTCAGCTGATGGAGTTTTTGATCCGGATCGATAACGATATGAACACGACGGCATTCGCCGCAGTACCGGTGGAGAGCCGTGCGGTCTTTTTCCCGCACTGTCTGCGGTCGGCGAAGTGTCCGGCACGCCTGACGCCGGACGGGCTGAAGTGTGTTTCGTGCGGACGGTGCGGGCTGGGGTCGGTGATTCCTCCGCTGGAAGAGGCAGGATACCTGACGTTCCTGATTCCGGGGTCGACGTTTGTGAAGCGGATGGTGAAGAAGTACCGGCCGCAGGCGATGATCGGTGTCGGCTGTATTGTCGAGGTGAAGGAGGGACTGGAACTGGGAAAACGTATCCATATGATCACGCTCGGCGTGGTGACGAAGACCGACGGCTGCGTGGAGACAACGATGGACTGGGACGAACTGCTGGAAGCTGCGTCGATCGGGCTTGCGAAACCGATCGAAAAAAAAGATTAA